The genomic stretch CGTTGCCTGTAGGATCATCGGGAATACCTTTCTTATAGGCGAAACTCATGACTTTCACTGTGAGTTGCCGTTTCTTCAAATCATCCTTGAACTGCTTCAGTTCGGTAAGTTCCCTTAGTACGGAGCATAAATAGGGATACTCGGGATATTCATTATGAAGTAATTGCCTCAGGTTCTCAATGGCGTATGGTACACTTTGGATAAAATGTGGCTTCTTTTCGAAATAGCCACGGAAACCGTAAGCTCCCAATACTTGCAAGGTGCGGAAGAGCACGAAATGACGCAGTTGGTTGAAGAAATAATCACGGTCTACGGGTTTATATTTACATAGGGCGTCTATATATTCTTCCAACAGTTCATTGCGCAGAGTTTCGGGAAATTTAGCTTTAGCCTGCCATAAGAAAGAGGCTACATCATAGAAAAACGGTCCTTTACGTCCTCCCTGGAAATCAATGAACCAGGGTGCTCCATCCTTTATCATCACGTTTCTGCTTTGGAAATCCCGATACATAAAAGTGGCGGAAGAACTGCGTAGCAGTACATCACTCATTTTTTGAAAGTCATCTTCCAGCTTGTCTTCTTGGAACTCCAGTCCGGTAGCTTTCAAAAAGCAGTATTTAAAATAGTTCAAGTCCCAAAGGATAGAACGTTGGTTGAATTCGGCTTGGGGATAACAGTGTGAAAAATCAAAGCCGTCTGCTCCGGCAAATTGGATAGAAGGCAGTAAGCGGATGGTCTTGCGCAGCATTTCTTTCTCCTCTTCGGAGAAGACGCTGGTCGCCCGCCCTTTTTCAATAGCGTTGAATAAAAGGATATCTCCTAAATCTTCTTGCAGATAACAATTCTTGTCTTCAGAACAGATGTATACTTCTGGAACAGGAAGACCTTTCTTGCGGAAGTGTACTGCCATATAAAGAAAGGCTTCATTTTCTTCTTTGGAGGTGCCGTATACGCCAATCAGTTTTTTAGTTCCGGTCAGCCGGAAATAACGCCTGTTGGAACCGGATGAGGGTAATTCTACAATCTCTTCGGGTACTTCTCCGAGGTAGGTTTGATATAGGTTCTGTAAATCCTCTGTAGTCATAATCATATTTTGGAGCAAAGATATATATTATTCTCCCTTCCTTTGCTGATTTGCAAAGAAAGTTAATGCTTTAGTTCCAATTTATGAGAAAATTACTTGTTTTTACTCTTTCATCCGTATCAGTGCATTTGAAATGATGGCAGTAACTCCACCTGTTGTAATGCCGGATGAGAAAATATTCTTTATTGATTCTGGAAATTGACATAGTATTTCAGGAACCATTTCTACACTTAAACCTAAAGCGAAACTAAGTGCGATGACTAATGTTGCTTTCCGGTTAATCTTTTGTGCTGCGATAATACGAATGCCTGCTGAAGCTACTGTTCCGAACATCAGTAAAGTAGCGCCTCCCAATACAGGTTCGGGCATTAGGGAGAAAATTAATCCTACACTGGGAAATAATCCTAATAAAATAAGGAAACCTGCAATGTAATGGCCTACATATCGGCTGGCTACTCCTGTCAGTTGTATCATGCCGTTATTTTGCGCGAAAACGGAGTTTGGAAAAGAATTGAGAATACCTGCCAGCATCGAATTGAATCCGTCTGCCAAAATTCCTCCTGAAGCACGTTTGATGAATACTTTTCCTTCTACAGGTTCTCCTGATATCAGAGAATTGGCAGTAATGTCTCCATAGGCTTCTATGGCTGTTATCAAAAATACTAATCCCAAAGCTATGAATGCGGAGAAGTCGAAATCCAGTCCGTATTTGAATGGGAGGGGAATATTGAAACCACCAAAACTTTGTACTGCCGAGAAATCAATTCTACCGAGGCCCCAGGCAACTAAATATCCTATAATCAAGCCGATAACGATGGAACTCATGCGTAGGTAGCGGTTGGAACTTCTATTAAAAAGGATAATGAGAATGAGTACCAGTAGAGCTAGACCTAGATTCTCAAAACTTCCGAAAGTGCCGTTGCTTTGGGCGGAGACACCTCCGCCACAAGCTGTGATACCTACTTTTATCAGGCTCATTCCAATCAAAGTGACTACAATACCTGATACCAGAGGGGTGATTATTTTACGGGTATATTTTAAGATGCGGCTGATGACCATCTCTACAGATGATGCCACGATGCAAGTGCCGAAAATCAGTGGAAGTCCGCCCAGCATACCTGCCGAGATGATAGGACCAATAAATGAAAAACTAGTTCCTTGGATACATAAAAGGCCGGTGCCGATACCTCCTATCCGTTTACATTGGATAAAGGTAGAAATACCTGAGGCAAAGAGAGACATGGATACTAGGAAACTGGTCGTTTCCAAATCCAGTTTTAATGCTCCAGCGATGATAAGAGGCGGAGTAATGATGGCCACAAAAATAGCAAGCAAATGCTGTATGGCGGCAAAAATGGCCTCTCGTACAGGAGGGCGGTCGTTCAATCCGTAAATCAGTCCGGTATTGGATTGGGCGGTTTGAGATTCCTGCATGGGATTATCTTATTTTGATTTCACAATTGTCCAGACTTTCAATGATGGCCAATGACTCTACGCGGATACCTGCATTACGCAAATAATCTCCGCCATGTTGGAATGCTTTTTCGATGATGAATCCCATTCCGGATAGTTCGGCCCCGGCTTTTTCTACCAAATCGATGATCCCCTTGGCTGCATTGCCGTTGGCGAGAAAGTCGTCAATAAAAAGAACACGGTCTCCTTTGGACAGGAAATCTTTGCTGACGCATACATCATAAGAACGGTCTTTAGTAAATGAATATACACTGGTGGTGAGCATATTTTCCATTGTGACGGGTTTCTTTTTCTTGGCGAAGACAACAGGAAGTTCCAGTAAGTAGCCTACCATGATGGCGGGAGCTATACCACTGGCTTCGATGGTCATAACTTTATTGATATTGGTAGAGGCAAAACGGCGTACAAATTCTACAGCAATGGATTTCATGAGGATAGGATCCATTTGGTGATTGATGAAATTGTCTACTTTCAGTATTCCTCCTTCGAAACATTTTCCGTCCCGTAAAATGCGTTCTTTTAGTGCTTTCATTCAAATAGTATTTTATAAATGAGTCGCAAAAGTACGTATTTTGCGGCATTATGCCAAACGTTTGTACAACTATCTCTACAGAAGCTTTTTTACTTAATGGCTAGGAAAGTTGGAATAGATAGGGCTGTGAAAGCATAAGCTGGTGTGGATTAAAGAATGTTTATTTCCACAAACTTTAGTTTATATATTTGGTATGTACTTCTTTTCTTAATAATTTAGTTCTCAATATAGTTTTCTTAATTTAGTATTCTTACTTAACGAAGATATTCTAATGGAGGAAAATGACTGAATATGATGTATATTTTTCTTGTCTTTTATGATATCTGTCGGTAGGTAAACATTTAAATTTAACCATTATGAAAAAGATATTTTTATCACTTGTATTCCTTTTTGGTGTAGGAACTTTTGTCATGGCTGATGATACCATGAAAGTAAAGAATGATACAGTTACTGTGGAAGACGGATTTAAAAACATAGACCTGAAAGAGGTTCCTCAATCTGTTAAAGATGCCATAGCTAAAAAATATCCC from Phocaeicola dorei encodes the following:
- a CDS encoding phosphotransferase, translating into MTTEDLQNLYQTYLGEVPEEIVELPSSGSNRRYFRLTGTKKLIGVYGTSKEENEAFLYMAVHFRKKGLPVPEVYICSEDKNCYLQEDLGDILLFNAIEKGRATSVFSEEEKEMLRKTIRLLPSIQFAGADGFDFSHCYPQAEFNQRSILWDLNYFKYCFLKATGLEFQEDKLEDDFQKMSDVLLRSSSATFMYRDFQSRNVMIKDGAPWFIDFQGGRKGPFFYDVASFLWQAKAKFPETLRNELLEEYIDALCKYKPVDRDYFFNQLRHFVLFRTLQVLGAYGFRGYFEKKPHFIQSVPYAIENLRQLLHNEYPEYPYLCSVLRELTELKQFKDDLKKRQLTVKVMSFAYKKGIPDDPTGNGGGYVFDCRAVNNPGKYERYKPFTGLDEPVIRFLEEDGEIFPFLDAAYSLVDASVKRYMERGFSNLSICFGCTGGQHRSVYSAQHMAEHLNKKFGIKVELIHREQNIEQTFERTL
- a CDS encoding nucleobase:cation symporter-2 family protein yields the protein MQESQTAQSNTGLIYGLNDRPPVREAIFAAIQHLLAIFVAIITPPLIIAGALKLDLETTSFLVSMSLFASGISTFIQCKRIGGIGTGLLCIQGTSFSFIGPIISAGMLGGLPLIFGTCIVASSVEMVISRILKYTRKIITPLVSGIVVTLIGMSLIKVGITACGGGVSAQSNGTFGSFENLGLALLVLILIILFNRSSNRYLRMSSIVIGLIIGYLVAWGLGRIDFSAVQSFGGFNIPLPFKYGLDFDFSAFIALGLVFLITAIEAYGDITANSLISGEPVEGKVFIKRASGGILADGFNSMLAGILNSFPNSVFAQNNGMIQLTGVASRYVGHYIAGFLILLGLFPSVGLIFSLMPEPVLGGATLLMFGTVASAGIRIIAAQKINRKATLVIALSFALGLSVEMVPEILCQFPESIKNIFSSGITTGGVTAIISNALIRMKE
- the xpt gene encoding xanthine phosphoribosyltransferase → MKALKERILRDGKCFEGGILKVDNFINHQMDPILMKSIAVEFVRRFASTNINKVMTIEASGIAPAIMVGYLLELPVVFAKKKKPVTMENMLTTSVYSFTKDRSYDVCVSKDFLSKGDRVLFIDDFLANGNAAKGIIDLVEKAGAELSGMGFIIEKAFQHGGDYLRNAGIRVESLAIIESLDNCEIKIR